A DNA window from Daucus carota subsp. sativus chromosome 3, DH1 v3.0, whole genome shotgun sequence contains the following coding sequences:
- the LOC108210564 gene encoding uncharacterized protein LOC108210564 translates to MGQVFRKLFDTFFGNSEMRVVMLGLDAAGKTTILYKLHIGEVLSTVPTIGFNVEKVQYKNVVFTVWDVGGQEKLRPLWRHYFNNTDGLIYVVDSLDRERIGKAKAEFQAIIKDPFMLNSIILVFANKQDMKGAMSPMEVCEGLGLLDLKNRKWHIQGTCALKGDGLYEGLDWLASTLKELKAAGYSSIGTSS, encoded by the exons ATGGGACAAGTGTTTCGAAAGCTTTTCGACACGTTCTTCGGTAACAGTGAGATGCGT GTTGTAATGCTTGGGCTGGATGCGGCTGGCAAAACGACTATATTATACAAACTGCACATTGGAGAAGTTCTATCAACTGTTCCCACAATAG GTTTCAATGTGGAGAAAGTTCAGTATAAGAATGTGGTGTTCACTGTTTGGGATGTTGGCGGACAAGAGAAATTAAGGCCATTGTGGAGGCATTACTTCAATAATACAGATGGACTG ATCTATGTTGTCGACTCTCTCGACCGTGAAAGAATTGGTAAAGCTAAGGCAGAGTTCCAG gCAATTATCAAAGATCCATTTATGcttaatagcatcatcttgGTGTTTGCAAACAAACAGGACATG AAAGGAGCAATGTCACCTATGGAGGTATGTGAAGGCTTGGGCCTCCTTGATCTTAAAAACAGGAAATGGCATATACAGGGGACTTGCGCTCTAAAAGGAGATGGCCTTTATGAAGGGTTGGACTGGTTGGCGAGCACTCTAAAGGAGTTGAAGGCGGCAGGCTATTCCTCAATAGGCACCTCCTCCTGA